Sequence from the Paenibacillus sp. genome:
ATTTTAATCCGATCAAAGCCGCCAGTCCGGGGACGCCCAGCACGCCGACCGTCGCCACGGTCGCCGCGTTCATCGGCAAATGCAGGTGCGTATAAGGCTCGGCCAATCCGAGTGCATATAATAGAATGCCCCCCGTCACCACGTTCATCGCGGCGACCCGAAGCCATCCGAACCCGAACCGCCGGCGGACGGCGATGAGGGATAGCCCCGCCAGCGAGGCGACGAAGACAGCAAGCCAGAACGATTTTTCCATATCGCCTTACCCCTCCAACGTTCGTTTCGTTGCCGGCGCCGCACTCGGGCGGTAGCTCCTTCCCGAAAGCCGCATCGCTTTCGCCTGCTTCAGCAGCATGCCGTACCGTTTCTCCGCCGTTTCCAGCGCGAAGATCGCGTAATCGACCTCATCGTCCCCGAGCGCCTGATCCAGTCGATGCCGGGCGCACTCCCATTCCCGATGCGCCGTCCGAATATCCTGCAGCAGATGCTCCTGCTCTTCCAGCGACGCTCCCGCCGGCTTCGGCGCCTCCTCCTGCCGCTTCGTGCTCATGCGCAGCTTCGCAAGACCGCCCGTCCACGCTTTCCAGTTCATTCGCATTCCGCATCCTCCCAATCCTTAAGCTCCGGTTTCCGGCTCTGTAATAGATATGGGAGTTCCGACGCCAAATAGAACCATAACCTGTCCCAATCGCCCGACGATCACAAAAAAAGCCCGAGGCGGATCGCCCCGAGCTTATCGTTAACTCAATTCCCTGCGGCCTTCGAGCGCCTTCGACAGCGTCACCTCGTCCGCGTATTCCAAATCGCCGCCGACCGGCAAGCCGTGCGCGATGCGCGTTACCTTGATGGCGAACGGTTTGACGAGCCGGGATAAATACATCGCTGTAGCCTCGCCCTCGATGTTCGGGTTCGTAGCTAGAATCAGCTCCTGAACCTCGTCGTCGGCGAGCCGGCGAAGCAGCTCCGCGACGCGGATGTCGTCCGGGCCGATCCCCTCCATCGGCGAAATGGCGCCTTGGAGCACATGGTACAGCCCATGGTACTCCTTCGTCCGCTCCATCGCGACCAAATCGCGCGCTTCCTGCACGACGCAGATGACCGAGCGGTCGCGGTTTTTGTCCGAGCAGACGCGGCACGGATCCGTATCCGTAATATTGCAGCAGACCGAGCAATACAACAGATTCCGTTTGACGTTCACCAACGCTTTGGCGAAGTTGACGACATCCTCTTCTTTCATCCGCAGCACGTGGAACGCGAGGCGCGCTGCCGTTTTGGGACCGACGCCGGGCAGCCTGCTGAAAGAATCAATAAGTTTCGCTATCGGTTCCGGATAGAACAAAAAGAACGTCTCCTTAGAACAATCCCGGGATGTTCATGCCGCCCGTGAATTTGCCCATATCTTGATTCGCCAGCTCTTCCGCCTTCGTCAGCGCGTCGTTGACCGCCGTCAGCACGAGATCCTGCAGCATTTCGACGTCGTCCGGATCGACAGCCTCCGGCTTGATCGTGACGGATTGCACCGTTTTCTGCCCCGTCATGACGACCGTAACGACGCCGCCGCCCGCCGTGCCTTCGACCGTTTTCGTGGCGAGCTCTTCTTGCGCCTTCATCATTTGCTCCTGCATCTTCTTCACTTGCTTCAACATTTGGTTCATGTTGCCGCCGCCGCCCATGCCGCCGCGCATTCCGCCTCTCATCATCGTAACAGCACCTCGCATACGAATTTGGTTGTTTTGTAAAAAGGGTTCCTACTCTTTCACCACGACGAGCGATTCCCCGAATTGCTCGATCGCCTCGTTGATCCACTCTTCTTTGTACTGCTTGCGGCCGGCTTCCGGACCGCCGTCCGCATCGTCCGGCGTCAGCTCCAGCACCTCCGGCGGAGAAGCCGAGCCGACGGCCGTTTCCAGCGCGGACTGCCAGTCCTTGAGCATCAGCGTCGCGAGCCGATACGGCCGTCCGAACACTTCGGAGATGACGCTTTCGATCAGCTCCTTGTTGGCCGGCTTCTCGGTCGTCTCGCGATGGATCGAATTTTTGAACGCGACCAGCACGACATCTTCCGTCGCCGATACCGGCTCGCCGTTCTGCAGCCACGCGGACACCTGCACCCGCCGTTCCTTCACCCGCTGCATAACCGTGCCCCAGGCGCGAAGCACCTGCTGCGACGGCTCCGTTTCGCGCGCGGCGAGGAACGGCTGCATCGCGCTCATCGACATCGAGCGAGGCGCGGGCGCAGCCGGCTTCGGAGCCGGCGCGGGGGCGGGCGCGGCGCTAGACTCCGGCGCAGCCGCCGCCGGGCGCGACTCCAGCCGCTCGACGCGGACGACGAGGCGCCGCAGCTCGGACGCGAGGCCGCTCAGCTCGACGCTGCCCGCGGAAGCGTCGACCGCGGCGGGCGCCGATGCGGCCGCGGCCGGAGCCGCAGACGCCGGGGCGACGCACAGCTTGAGCAGCGCCACTTCGAGCATCGTCTGCGGCTGCGCCGCATACTTCATCTCGCCGAGGCTGGCGTTCACCGTCTCGATCATCTGGAACAATCGATCGTTCGCGAACTCCGCCGCTTGCGCCGACAGCCGCTCTCGCTCCGCCGGCGAGAGCCGATCCGCGACCGCCGCGGATCCGGGGACCAGCTTCACCAGCAGCAAGTCGCGAAGATGCGATAAGAAACCTTCGAGGCACTTATCGGCGCTCTTCCCTTCCCGCATGAGCCGGGCGACGAAATCGAGCACGAAGCCGATGTCCTGCTTCGCGATCGCTCCGGCCAGGGCGCCGTACTGCTCGCCCGCGATGCCGCCGGTCATGGTCAACACGCCGTCCGCCGTGACGCGATTGCCCGTGTAAGACGTCGCTTGGTCGAGCAGGCTGAGCGCGTCGCGCATCCCGCCGTCGGACAGACGGGCAATCAGCGCGAGCGCGTCCTCTTCCGCCTCGATCCCCTCCGCTTCGCAAATGCGGCGCATCCGGTCCGCCTGCTCGAGCGGCGTAATGCGGCGGAAATCGAACCGCTGGCACCGGGAATGAATCGTCGCCGGCACCTTATGCGGCTCGGTCGTCGCCAAAATAAACAGCACATGCTCCGGAGGCTCTTCCAACGTCTTCAGCAGCGCGTTGAACGCTTCCGTCGTAAGCATGTGAACCTCGTCGATGATGTACACCTTGTACCGCACTTCGGTAGGCGCGTATTTCACCTTATCCCGAATGTCGCGAATTTCTTCCACGCCCCGGTTCGAGGCCGCGTCGAACTCGCTAACGTCGATGCAAGCGCCCGACGTAATGCGCCGGCACGCGTCGCATTCGTTGCAAGGCTCCGCCGAAGGCCCGCTTTCGCAGTTGACCGCCTTCGCCAAAATTTTGGCCGTGCTCGTTTTCCCCGTCCCCCGCGGTCCGTTGAACAGATACGCGTGAGACAGCCGGCCTTCGCGGATCGAATTTTGGAGCGTTTGCGTAATATGCTGTTGTCCGATAACATCTGCGAACGTTTGCGACCGCCAAGCGCGGTACAACGCCATACGCGACATACGCTTCCCCTCTGCTCCTCATGATCCTTCTTATTATATCAGTTCGGACGCCAACGTAACAGCCGCGGCGTGGAGTGCGCCGCGGCTACGTTCGAATATACGGGACGGACACGACGAAAATGGTGCCGTATCCTTTGGACGACACCCGCAGCGTGCCGCCGATGTCGTGCACGATGCGCTGGCATACGGACAAGCCGAGTCCGGTTCCTTCCTCTTTCGTCGTGAAGAACGGATCGAAAATTTTGTCGATCAAAAACGCCGGAATGCCGGGACCGGTATCCTGCACATATACGTTCAACCGATGCTCCAGCCGGTCCGGCTTCTCCGTAATCGTCAACGTGCCGCCTTCCGCGGACATCGCCTCGATGCCGTTCTTGCACAGATTGATGAACACTTGCTTGAGCAGCTCCCGGTCCGCCATGATGAGCGGCAAATCGAGCGCCGATTGATATTCCACCGTAACGTTGTGCAAAATCGCCTCGTTGTTGATGATCGGCAAAATTTCGCGAATGACGGCCGACACGTCGATTTGCGTCAATGTCGTATGCTTCGGCTTGCTGAGAAGCAGAAATTCGCTCACCAGCTCGTTAATCCGATCGATCTCGCTCAGCATCAGCTCCGCATAGCCGTATTCCTTCTGCATCCCATGATCGTGAAGCGACCGTTTGAGCACTTGCAGAAAGCCTTTGATCGATGTCAGCGGATTGCGAATCTCGTGCGCAGTGCCCGCCGCGAT
This genomic interval carries:
- a CDS encoding pro-sigmaK processing inhibitor BofA family protein, whose translation is MEKSFWLAVFVASLAGLSLIAVRRRFGFGWLRVAAMNVVTGGILLYALGLAEPYTHLHLPMNAATVATVGVLGVPGLAALIGLKLLVIGS
- a CDS encoding DUF2508 family protein translates to MRMNWKAWTGGLAKLRMSTKRQEEAPKPAGASLEEQEHLLQDIRTAHREWECARHRLDQALGDDEVDYAIFALETAEKRYGMLLKQAKAMRLSGRSYRPSAAPATKRTLEG
- the recR gene encoding recombination mediator RecR, whose translation is MFYPEPIAKLIDSFSRLPGVGPKTAARLAFHVLRMKEEDVVNFAKALVNVKRNLLYCSVCCNITDTDPCRVCSDKNRDRSVICVVQEARDLVAMERTKEYHGLYHVLQGAISPMEGIGPDDIRVAELLRRLADDEVQELILATNPNIEGEATAMYLSRLVKPFAIKVTRIAHGLPVGGDLEYADEVTLSKALEGRRELS
- a CDS encoding YbaB/EbfC family nucleoid-associated protein; amino-acid sequence: MGGGGNMNQMLKQVKKMQEQMMKAQEELATKTVEGTAGGGVVTVVMTGQKTVQSVTIKPEAVDPDDVEMLQDLVLTAVNDALTKAEELANQDMGKFTGGMNIPGLF
- the dnaX gene encoding DNA polymerase III subunit gamma/tau; amino-acid sequence: MSRMALYRAWRSQTFADVIGQQHITQTLQNSIREGRLSHAYLFNGPRGTGKTSTAKILAKAVNCESGPSAEPCNECDACRRITSGACIDVSEFDAASNRGVEEIRDIRDKVKYAPTEVRYKVYIIDEVHMLTTEAFNALLKTLEEPPEHVLFILATTEPHKVPATIHSRCQRFDFRRITPLEQADRMRRICEAEGIEAEEDALALIARLSDGGMRDALSLLDQATSYTGNRVTADGVLTMTGGIAGEQYGALAGAIAKQDIGFVLDFVARLMREGKSADKCLEGFLSHLRDLLLVKLVPGSAAVADRLSPAERERLSAQAAEFANDRLFQMIETVNASLGEMKYAAQPQTMLEVALLKLCVAPASAAPAAAASAPAAVDASAGSVELSGLASELRRLVVRVERLESRPAAAAPESSAAPAPAPAPKPAAPAPRSMSMSAMQPFLAARETEPSQQVLRAWGTVMQRVKERRVQVSAWLQNGEPVSATEDVVLVAFKNSIHRETTEKPANKELIESVISEVFGRPYRLATLMLKDWQSALETAVGSASPPEVLELTPDDADGGPEAGRKQYKEEWINEAIEQFGESLVVVKE